The Populus trichocarpa isolate Nisqually-1 chromosome 11, P.trichocarpa_v4.1, whole genome shotgun sequence genome has a segment encoding these proteins:
- the LOC7455901 gene encoding CBL-interacting serine/threonine-protein kinase 20 → MEKMGPILMNRYELGRLLGQGTFAKVYHARNLQSGQSVAIKIIDKGKVLRSGLIDQIKREISVMRLVRHPNIVQLNEVMASRTKIYFVIEFVKGGELFNLVSKGKLKEDVARKYFQQLIGAVDFCHSRGVYHRDLKPENLLLDENGDLKITDFGLSALSESRRQDGLLHTTCGTPAYVAPEVINKKGYDGPKADIWSCGVILFVLLAGFLPFHDQNLMELYRKITKGEFRCPNWFHPEAKKLLSRILDPHPSSRTSIEKITKNCWFRKGYKQIETPPSPQGHARSNLIKDVHSAFDSASDNESNSRENVMVAPRSPLRPTCYNAFDIISLSKGFDLSGLFEKDKNRTQEARFTTTKSASMIMSKFEQIAMAESFSFKKKDGTLMLEGSREGRKGLLAIDAEICEVTPSFYVVEMKKKSGDSFEYKEFCDHELKPSLKDIVWAWQGSEQPQV, encoded by the coding sequence ATGGAGAAGATGGGTCCTATATTGATGAATAGATATGAGTTAGGGAGATTGCTCGGACAAGGGACTTTCGCCAAGGTTTACCATGCAAGAAATCTCCAATCTGGCCAAAGCGTTGCCATCAAGATTATTGACAAAGGAAAGGTATTAAGGAGTGGTTTGATAGatcaaatcaagagagaaatcTCGGTCATGCGTCTTGTTAGGCACCCCAATATTGTTCAACTCAATGAGGTCATGGCAAGCAGGACCAAGATTTATTTCGTCATCGAGTTTGTGAAAGGAGGAGAGCTATTCAACTTGGTTTCCAAAGGGAAACTCAAGGAAGACGTTGCTCGCAAATATTTCCAACAGTTGATTGGTGCGGTTGATTTTTGTCATAGCCGAGGGGTCTACCATCGGGATCTCAAGCCTGAAAATCTTCTCCTTGATGAAAATGGTGACCTAAAGATTACGGATTTCGGATTGAGTGCGTTATCGGAGTCGAGGAGGCAAGATGGTCTTCTCCACACAACCTGTGGAACTCCTGCATATGTTGCTCCAGAAGTCATTAACAAGAAAGGTTATGATGGACCCAAGGCTGATATATGGTCCTGTGGAGTTATTCTCTTCGTGCTTTTGGCGGGTTTTCTTCCTTTCCATGACCAAAATCTCATGGAATTGTATAGGAAGATTACCAAAGGAGAATTCAGGTGTCCCAATTGGTTCCATCCCGAGGCTAAAAAGCTTCTTTCGAGGATTCTTGATCCCCATCCAAGCTCAAGAACGAGCATAGAAAAGATAACGAAAAATTGTTGGTTTAGGAAGGGATATAAGCAGATTGAAACCCCACCATCCCCCCAAGGTCACGCCAGAAGCAACTTGATTAAGGATGTGCATTCTGCCTTCGATTCAGCATCGGATAACGAAAGCAATTCAAGGGAAAATGTCATGGTGGCTCCAAGAAGTCCTCTAAGACCAACTTGCTACAATGCCTTTGAcatcatatctctctcaaaaGGATTTGATTTATCTGGCCTCTTTGAGAAGGATAAGAATCGAACACAGGAAGCGAGATTTACTACAACAAAATCGGCCTCGATGATCATGTCGAAATTCGAACAAATAGCAATGGCAGAGAGTTTCAGTTTTAAGAAGAAAGATGGAACACTAATGTTGGAGGGCAGCAGGGAAGGAAGAAAAGGGTTGCTTGCTATAGATGCAGAAATCTGTGAGGTTACGCCATCATTTTATGTTGtagagatgaagaaaaaatcagGGGATTCATTTGAATACAAGGAGTTTTGTGATCACGAATTAAAGCCTTCTCTCAAGGATATAGTTTGGGCATGGCAGGGAAG